From the genome of Longispora fulva:
GATGCGGGCGACGGGGCTGTACGGGCAGGTCGTGCTCCTGATCACCGGCAGCGCGTCGAGGCCGGGGATCGAGATCTCCAACGCGGCGTACGCGTCGAGCATGGCCACCATCCGCAGGGTGTTCGTCGGCAGCCGGACGCACCTGGAGACCATGCTGGCGGCGGTGTCCGCGCACGGGCTACGGCCGGTGGTGGACCGGGTGTTCGACTACGCCGAGGTGCATGAGGCGTACCGGTACTTCGACAAGTCCAGCGGGTTCGGCAAGGTGGTCGTGCGGGTGGCGTGAGCCGGGCGTGCCCGGGCCGGCCCTCTCCGGCCCGGGCACGCCTCGCCCCCGGTCTAGCCCAGCGCCCGCGCCACGGCCGTCCGCAGCGCCGGCAGCTTCGCGTACAGCGCGTCGCCCGGGCAGTCCGTCGAGTTGTAGTCGCGGTGTCCCTTGATCGCGGTCCTCGGATCCAGCTTGTACTGGTCGCACAGGTACGCGCACAGCTGCACCAGCGCGTTCCACTGCGCCGTCGGCGGCAGCACCGACATGTACGTGCCCTCGTTCTCGATCCCGATCGTGTGGTCGTTGTGCCCGGACACCTGCGCGCCCTGCACCAGCTTGTGCTGGCCGATCGAGGGCAGCACCTTGTCCCGGCCCTCCATCAGATGCCCGCCGCGCGAGGTGGTGAAGTGCTGGCCGACGTCGTCCCAGCCGTTGGTGTCCATGTGGTGGTTCTGGATCGACTTCGACAGCGCCTTCGCGTGGGCCACGGAGTAGTCCGTGCTGTTCGGGGTGTCGGTGTGGTGCACGATGATCCGGTCCGGCTTGCGGTTGAGGACAGTGATCGGGTGCTTCGGGGCCCGGGCGCCCCACTGGGCCCGGGTCAGGATGGTGGGCCTCGCCACGGCTTCGGCGGCCCCGGCGGCCTCGGCGGTGCCGACGACCAGCAGTCCGCTGGCGGCCACAGCGAGACCCGCTCCGGCGTACTGGAGAAGTGCGCGTCGGGAGATGTCAGTCATGGCCCGAAAGGTAGGAGCGGGCGCTGAACGTCGGCTGAACGTACCGCGCGTGCCGTAACCGTTTCCGCGCCTACCGCACTGGTATGACCTGAATGATCAACCCCGCGCGGGATTCGGCCGACCCCGGACGCCCGTAGTGTCCGGTTCGACATTCAGGACGTGCGCGAGCCGGAGTGGGGTCACAGTGGATGTTCGGATGCTCGGCCCCTTCGAGCTGGTGTCCCCGGCCGGCACGCTCGCGCTCGGCGGGCCCCGCCGCAGGGCCACGATGGCACTGCTGGCCGTGCGGGCCGGCACCGTCGTCTCCGTCGACCAGATCATCGACGGCGTGTGGGGCGACACCGCGCCGCCCGGCGTCCGCAACCAGATCCAGGTGTACGTCTCCGCCCTGCGCGGCCTCCTCACCGGCCAGGGCGAGTCCCGCGACCTGATCCAGACCCACCCGGGCGGCTACCTGTTCCGGCCCCGGCGGGACGCCGTCGACCTGCGGCTGTTCGAGGACCGGGTGACCGACGCCGACGGCGCGCTGGCCCGGGGCCGGCTCACGGAGGCTGGTGGCCTGCTCCGGGAGGCGCTCGCGCTGTGGCGGGGACCGGCGCTCGGCGGGGTCACCGGACGGTTCGCCGAGACCGAGGCCGCCCGGCTCGCCGAGCGCCGGATCGCCGTGATCGAGCAGCGCCTCGACATCGACCTGGCGCTCGGCCGGCACCCGGCGCTGGTGGCGGAGCTGGTGAACCTGGTCGACGAGTACCCGTTGCGGGAGGTGTTGCGGGCCCGGCTGATGCTCGCCCTCTACCTCGGCGACCGCACGGCCGAGGCGCTGTCCGTGTACCGCGACGCCCGGGCCACGCTCGTCGAGGAGCTGGGCATCGAGCCCGGTACCCGGCTCCGCGAGCTGGAACAGGCCATCCTGCGCGGCGACCGGCCGGCGGTGCTCGCCGAGCGCTGGCTGTCCGACGCGCGGCTGTCGGCCCCGGCGCCGGCCCCCGCCCCGGCCGTCGCTGGCCGGGCCGCCCACCTGCCGGCGGACCTCGCCGAGTTCGTGGGCCGGCACGCCGAGATCTCCGCCGCCGTCGCGACCCTGTCCGGCACCGGCCCCGCGCCGGCGACCCTGGTCATCGTGGGCCAGCCGGGGATGGGCAAGACGTCGCTGGCGGTGCACCTCGGGCACCGGGTCCGCGACCAGTTCCCCGACGGCCAGCTGTACGTGAACCTGCGCGGCCCGCAGGGCGACCCGGAGACCGTGCTCGGCTCCTTCCTCCGCGCGCTCGGCCGCACCGGCCCGCTCCCCGACAACCTGGCCGAACGCAGCGCGCTGTACCGGTCGGCGCTGGCCGACCAGCGGATCCTCGTGGTCCTCGACGACGCGGCGTCCGAGCGGCAGGTCCGGCCGCTGCTCCCCGGCAGCGGCACGTGCGCGGTCCTGGTGACCAGCCGGGCGAACCTGGCCGGCCTGGGCACCCACCGGCTCGTCCTGGAACCGCTGGGCGAGGAGTACGCGCTGACCCTGCTCGCCGGCGTCGTCGGCCGCGACCGGGTGACCGCGGAACTCGACGCGGCCGGGGAGATCGTGCACCTGTGCGGGTACCTGCCGCTGGCGGTGCAGATCGCGGCCATGCGGCTGTCCACCCGGCCGCACTGGAGCCTGGAGCGGCTGGCCAGGGCGCTGCGCGACGAGCACCGCCGGCTCGACGAGCTGGCCGTCGGCGACCTGGAGCTGCGGGCCAGCCTGGCGCTCAGCTACGACGGGCTGCCGGCCGCCGCCCGGGTCGGGTTCCGCCGCCTCGGCCTGGTCGGGGCGGCCGACGTGCCGTCCTGGGTGGTGGCGGCGCTGCTCGACGTGGGCCCGGAGGATGCCGACGACGTGCTGGACGAGCTGGTGGACGTGCACCTGCTGGAGCCGCACCCCGGGCAGCCGGACGGCTCGGTGCGCTACCGGATGCACGACCTGCCCCGGCTGTACGCCAGGGAGCGCGCCGAGGCCGAGGATCCCGCCGAGGTCCGGCTGGCGGCGGTGCGCCGGGTGTTCGACGCGTACCTCGACATCGCCGGGCGGGCCAACGCGGCCCTGGCCAGCGACTTCGTCGGCGCCCCTCCCCCGTCCGCCCCGCGCTGGGCGTTGCCGGACGGCCTGGCCGAGGAGCTGTGCGCCGCCCCGCTGGACTGGTTCGAGACCGAACGCGCCTCGATCGTCAGCGCGGTCGGGCAGGCCGTGGAGCTGGGCGACGCCGCCACCGCGGGAGGGCTCGCCGCGGCGTCGGCAACGTTCTTCGAGGTGCGCAACTACTTCGACGACTGGCAGCGCACCCACCGGGCGGCGCTGGACCTGTGCGCCGCGCGGGGGGACGCCCTGACCGCCGTGCCGCTGCGCCGCAACCTCGGCGAACTGCACACCATCCAGGACAACTACGACCTGGCCGTCGAGCACTTCAGCACGGCCCTGGTCGACGCGCGCGCCCTCGGCCTCACCGGGCAGGAGGCCGCTTGCCTGGCCGGGCTGGGCTACCTGCGCCGGGTGCTGGGCCAGTACGCCGCGGCCACGGAGGCGTTCACCGAGGCGGCCAGGCTGGGTCGCGAGCTGCGCAACCCCGCATGCGAGGTGTACGCGACCCTCGGCCTCGGCGTGATCTGCCGCGAGACCGGCCGGGCGGCCGAGAGCACCGCGCACTACGAGCACGGCCGGACGTTGAGCCTGGCCAGCGCGTACCGGCCCGGCGAGGCCCAGGCCCTGCGCGGCCTCGGACTCCTGGCTCTCGACCGCGACGCCCTCGACGAGGCCGAGGAACACCTGGCCGCCGCCCGGGACATCCACGTCGGCTCCGGTGACCGGCTCGGCCAGGCGCACGCCCTGCTCTGGCTCGCCGAGATCCGGATCCGCCGGGGCGCGCTGCCCGCCGGCGAGACCATGCTCGCCTGGTGCCTGCTCGTGTACCGCGAACACGACAACGCGTTCGGCCAGGCCCTGACGCTGCGCCGGCTCGGGTCGGCGCACCTGACCGGGGGCAGGGTCGACTCGGCCCGGGGCGCGCTGACCGAGGCGGTGCGGATCTGGCGGCGGCTGCGGTCCCCGTACTGGCTCGCGGACTCCCTCGACGTGCTGGTGGCGGTGGAGGACCGGCGCGGCGACGAAGCCGCGGCGAACTCCGCCAGGCAGGAGGCCCGCCGGCTGCGCGCCGGACTGCGGACCGAGGCCGCCGTCGCCGCCGGGGTGCGCTGAACGTCGCGCGGTCAGCCGTCGTTCAGTGTCCGATCAGGACCGTCGACCAGGGTGGTCATCGACACAGCGACCCACCTTGGAGGACGTCATGATCCGCAAGACCCTCACCTCGCTCGCCCTGATCGGGGTCACCGGCGCGGCGATCGCCGTCGCCAGCTTCGGCGGCGCGGCCTACGCCTCGCCCACCACCGAGGCGATCCCGGGCGTCGAGAACGCCTCGATCCTCGTAGCCTGCACGTCCAACGGCGCGGACGAGACCCACACCGGCGCCCAGATCCTGGCCCGGGGCAAGCTGTGGATCACGGAGAAGGTGCCGTACAGCCAGACCAACTGCCACAAGAACGTCAACGGCACCTACCGCCAGGACTGCTCCGGCTTCGTCTCGATGGCCTGGGGCCTGAAGGACTCGCACTGGACCGGCAACATCCTCGACGTGTCGAAGAAGATCTCGAAGAGCAGCATGAAGCCGGGCGACGCGTTCTGGGTGCACAACTCCTCGCACCAGCACATGGGCCTGTTCGTGAAGTGGGTCGGCGCGGCCGGCGGCGCGGCGATCGTCTACGAGGAGAGCAGCTCCGGCACCAACGCCCACCAGAGCACGTGGAGCGCGAGCCGGGTCGCGGAGTTCACCGCCCTGCGCTACAACCACTTCCACTAGCCGCACCCTCCGGCCACCCGGCCGGCGAAATCCCGTCGGCCGGCACTCCTCAGAGTGCCGGCCGGCACTCGTCGGGGACCAGCAGCGCCGCACGCAGCGCGTCCGCCAGGGGATTCGGGGCCCGGCGCGGCGTCACCACCCCGATGTGCCGGACCGGACGCGGCTGCTCGACGGCCAGCACCGCCACCTCGCCACCCGGCGGCAGCAGCGCGATCCACGGGATCAGCGCCACCCCCACCCCGGCGGCGACGAGCGACTGGGCGAAGAAGTAGTCGGTGGTGGCGGCCAGGATGTGTGGCTCGAAGCCGGCCAGGGCGGCGTACCCGTCGAGAATCGCCCGGGTTTTCGAGCAGCCCAGCACCCAGCGGTCCCCGGCCAGCTCCGTGAGGTGCGCGGACTCCCGCCCGGCCAGCGGGTGTCCGCGCGGCACGACGATCCACAGCGGATCGTCCTGGACCGGGGTCCAGGTCAGGCCGGAACGGTCCCCGGCGCGGACCGGCGGCGGGCCGCCGAAATGGTAGGACAACGCCAGGTCCGCCCGGCCCTCCCGCACCCACGGCAGCGCCACCTCCGGCTCCCCCTCCAGCACCGTCAGTTCCACGTCGGGGTGCGCGGCCACGAACCGGGTCAGCGCCGCCGGCAGCAGCTCGCGCCCGCCGCTGGTGAACGTGGCGACCGTCAGCGCCGCCCGCCCCGACGCGAGCCGGTCGATCTGTTCCTGCGCGTGGCTCAGCTCGGCCGTGATCGCGTCGGCGGCCTCGACGAGCAGTCGGCCCGGGGCGGTGAGCACCACGCCCCGGGTGCTGCGCTCGACGACCCGGGCACCCAGGGTGCGTTCGAGGGCCGCGATCTGCTGGGACACCGCCGACGGGGTGAACAGCAGCGCCTCCGCCGCCCGGCTGAAGCTGCCGTGCCGGGCGACCTCGCGCAGCACCCGGAGCCGCTGGACGTCGATCATCAGTACCCCTAACAGCTGGTTAAGCAGATCACCACTTCTGCTAATCACCCTAGCGGGGCAGGCTGACCGGCATGGACATCCTCGTGATCGGCGGCAGCCGGTACTTCGGCAGACTCCTCGTCGACCAGCTCGTCGCGTCCGGCGCGCGCGTCACGCTCCTCAACCGGGGCTCGACCCCGCCCCCGCCGGGCGTCGAACACGTCCGCGCCGACCGCGACGACGAGGCCGGGCTGGTCGCCGCCCTGGCTGGCCGGACGTTCGACGTCGTCGTCGACCAGGTCTGCTACACCCCGCGGCAGGCGGCGATCGCACGCCGGGTCTTCACCGGCCGCTACGTGATGACCTCGACCATCGAGGTGTACGACCGGGCCACGGCCACCGCCCCGCTCCCTGAGAGCGCGTTCGACGCGGCGACGTGGCCGGTCGATCTGACCCTGCCGTGGGAGGACCCGGCGTTCCGCGAGGCCCACTACGCCGAGGGCAAGCGCCAGGCGGAGGCGGTGTTCGCCCGGGACCCGGCGTTCCCGTTCGTCGCGGTCCGCACCGCGCACGTCCTCGGCGGCGCCGACTTCACCGGCCGGCTCGCGCACTACACCGACCGGGCCCGGACCGGCGAACCGGTCGTCGTGCACCGCGATCCGCACCCGTCCTCGTTCACCCGCCCGGAGGAGATCGCCGATTTCCTGTCCTTCGCGGCCACCGCCGACTTCCTCGGCCCCGTCAACGTCCGGTCGCACGGCGAGTTCTCGGCGGTCGACCTGTGCGCCCGGCTCGGAGCCGCGTACCGCGAGCCGGAGCCGGGCGAGGAGGCGTCGCCGTTCTCGTTCGAGCGCTACTACGGCATGTCCAACGCCCGGGGCACGGAGCTGGGCTTCGCGTTCTCGGACACGGCCGACTGGCTGCCCGGGGTCCTCGCAGCCTGACCGGGCTGCAACCGGGGCAGTATTCCGGAACGGCTCTACACCTTCTGCGGTAGGCCCCTTGCGACCCCGAGGGGACGACACCGCTTGTCCCGTCAACTATGTTGCGTCAATGTGGCCGATACTGCCCCGGGCCAGGCAGCTGGTCGCGGCGAATCCGCTCGCGGTGGACGTGGTGTACACGGGGCTGGTCACCGCGGTCAGCCTGCCGTTGAGCCACGAACACGTGCCCGGATCGTGGGGCGACACCGACGGGCTCGGTGACGTCCTGGTCATCGCGATGAACCTGCCGTTGGTGGCGCGGCGGCGGGCACCGGGAACGGTGGTGGCCGCGTGCCTGGGGCTGTGGACGGTCTACATCACCCTGAACTACTGGCCGGTGGTGGGCACGTACCCCGCCCTGTTCGCGCTGTACACCCTGGCGGCGCTGCGACCGCCCCGGACCGCGGCCCCGTGGATGGCCGCCGCCACCGCGATCTGGATCTACGCCGGACTGCACACCCCGGAGAGCTCGATGGTGGCCGTCGTCGCGCAGGGCGTCATCGTGCCGGCCCTGGTCTGGCGGTTCGGCCACACCGCCCGGCAGACGACGCTGCGCAACCACCAGCTCGCAGACCTGGCCGAGCGGCTGCGGCTCGAACAGGAGGACCGGGCCAGCCGCGCCGTCGTCGACGAGCGGGTCCGGATCGCCAGGGAACTGCACGACGTGGTCGCGCACCACATCTCCGTCATCTCCGTGCACTCCGGCCTCGCCCGGTACGTGTTCGACTCCGACCCCGACACCGCCCGCCGCGCGCTGGGCACGATCCGCGACACCAGCGCCGAGGTGCTCGACGAGATGCGCCGACTCCTCGCCCTGCTGCGGATCGGCCCGGACGCCCGCCCGTACGACCCGGCCCCCGGCGTCGCCCGGCTCGACGAACTCGCCCGGCGGCTCACCGAGGCCGGCCTGCCCGTCGAGGTCGTCGTCACCGGCGAACCACGCGCACTGGCCCCGGGCGTCGACCAGTGCGTGTACCGGATCGTGCAGGAGTCCCTAACCAACGCGCTGCGGCACGCGATGCCCACCACGGCGACCGTCGCGCTGACCTACGAGCCCGAACTGCTCGCCGTCGCCGTCACCGACGACGGCCCGGCCGGGTCGACCCCCGACGCGGCCCGTCCCGGACCTGGCTCCCCGGCGCCAGCCGCAACCGGGTCGAACGCGGCGTCGCCGGGCGCGACCCGGCCGGGCGCGGCGCGGTCAGGGGTGGCCGCGGCGCCCGGCGTGGGCCACGGACTCGTCGGCATGCGCGAACGCGCCGTCCTGTACGGCGGCACCCTCACGGCCGGCCCGCGCGAGGAGGGCGGCTTCGCCGTCACGCTGGCCCTCCCCCTGCCGAGGCTCGGATGACGCCAGGCGGTGACCACCGGGCATCCCGTGCGGCGGAAGGCTCGGGGCCCGGCGACAACCAGGCGTCTCCCGCGCACACGGCACCCGACAGCGCCCGGCCGATCCGGGTCCTCGTCGTCGACGACCAGCCCCTGATCCGCGCCGGCCTCGCCTCGCTGATCCGCGCCGCCCCGGACCTGGACGTCGTCGCCGAGGCCGCCGACGGCGAGCAGGCGGTGACCCTGGCCGCGGCGACCCGCCCCGACGTGGTCCTGATGGACATCCGGATGCCCGGGATGAGCGGCGTCACCGCCACGGCGCGGATCCTCGCGGCCCCGGCCCGGCCCAGCCCCAGGGTCCTGATCCTGACGACCCTCGACGTCGACGAGTACGTCTACGCCGCGCTCCAGGCCGGTGCCTGCGGTTTCCTGCTCAAGGACACCCCGCCGGAGCGCCTGATCGCGGCGATCGCCACCGTCTCCGCCGGGGACGTGCTGCTCGCCCCGGCCGTGACCCGACGGCTGATCGAGACGTTCGCGCCCCGGTCGGCACCCGCCGTGGCGATCCCCGGGTTGACGGCGCGGGAGGGCGAGGTGCTGCGGCTCGTGGCCCGGGGACTGTCCAACGGGGACATCGCCGCCGAACTCGTGCTCAGCGAGGCGACGGTGAAGACCCACGTGAGCCGGGTGATGACCAAGCTGGGGCTGGGCAGCCGGGCCCAGGTGGTGGTGTTCGCCTACGAGAACCGGCTGGTCACGCCCCGAAAACCGGGCTAGCGGGTCGGCGGCGGACGACGGCCCGCGCCGGGCGGGCGTCTGGCACCGGGAAGGCGCTGCGGGCCGCGCGGCACAATGATGGGCGTGCCTGTCACCGCCGAGGACGTCCGCAGCATCGCCCTGTCCCTGCCGCGCACCACCGAGCACCTGGTCCGCGACCGGATCAAGTTCCGGATCCGCAGCATCGTGTACGCGTCCCTGTCCGCCGACGAGACGCTGCTGGGCTTCGGGTACCCGAAGGAGGAGCGCGCGGCCCTCGTCGCCGCCGAGCCCGACAAGTTCCTGATGCCCGTCCCGTCCGACGAGCGCTACAACTGGGTGCGGGTCCGGCTCGCGGCGATCGACCGCGCGGAGCTGCGCGAGCTGGTCGTGGACGCGTGGCGGATGTGCGTGCCGAAGAAGGTCGCGCTGGAGTACCTCACCCGCCTGGACGTGCGGCACGCCGAAGACACCGACGCGGACTAGGCGATCGTGAACCCCAGCGCCTGGGCCACCACCACGGCCTGCTCGGCGTTGATCAACGCCCCGTCCGTGGCCGTCACGGTCGGGTCCAGCGCGCTCAGGTCGCTCCCCCGCAGATCGGCCCGCGAGAACCGCGCACCGTGCAGCTGGGCCGCCGACAGGTCCACCCCGGCGAACACGGCGTCCTCGCAGTGCGCGCCGGTCAGGTCGACCTCGCGCATGCGTACCCCCTGGAAGGTCGCGCCGCGCAGGTCGGCGCCCGCCAGCGCGACGAAGGACCAGTCGCCGCCCGTGACCCGGATCGGCCGCAGCTCGCACTGCGCGAACTGGCTCCCGGTCAGCTTGCACCCGGTGAACTCGGCCTCGAAGAAGTTGCACCGGGTGAACCCGCAGCGCAGGAATGCCGCGTCGTCGTGCCGCGAGGCGTTGAACCGGACGTTGCCGAAGGTGCACTCCTCGAACACTGTGCCCCTGGTCGACGCCTCGGTCAGGTCGAGATGCCCGAACTCGCACCGCAGGTAGTGCCGCTCGGTGAACTCCTCGGCGTACCAGTCGAGGTTTCTGAACGTCTGGTCCTCGATCAACTCCGTCACGCGCCCACGCTACCCCTGCCCCTCGGGAACAATGGGGGTGACGACCCCGGGAGGCCACATGTCCGAGTCCACCACAGTGCCGGCGACCCGGCTGGAACCCGCCTCGCGGTGGGCCGGCTTCCTGGGCTCCGTGGGCCGGGCCGTGCGCCCGGCGTCCTTCGGGGCCGACCCGACCGGCGAGCGCCTCGAACGGGTCCTGCGCTCGCCCAACTTCCGCGACGGTTCGTTCCGCAACTCCGAGCCGGCCCGGATGATCGTGCAGAAGGGCATGGTCCGGGAGTACTTCCTGGGGGCCGGCCGCCGCCAGCGCTACCCCGGCACCCCGATCCAGGTGTACGCCGACACCGCCGCCGACCTCGCCACCCCCTCCGACACCGGCCTGCGGACCACCTGGATGGGCCACGCCACGGTGTTCGTCGAGATCGACGGCCACCGGGTGCTGTTCGACCCGGTCTGGGGGAAGCGCTGCTCGCCGTTCACGTTCGCCGGACCCGGCCGGTTCCACCCGGTGCCGGTGGCCCTCGACGCGCTCGACCCGGACGTGGTGGTCATCTCGCACGACCACTACGACCACCTCGACATGCCGTCGATCCGCGCGCTGGTGTCCTCCCGCGCGGTGTTCGCCGTGCCGCTCGGCGTCGGCGCGCACCTGGAGTACTGGGGCGTGCCCGCCGGCCGCATCGTCGAGCTGGACTGGGACGAGTCCGCCGAGGTCGCCGGCCTGGGGCTCACCGCGACCCCGGCCCGGCACTTCTGCGGCCGGGGCATCCGCAACGGCACCCACACCCTGTGGGCGTCGTGGGCGGTCGCCGGGCCCGAGCACCGGGTGTTCCACAGCGGCGACACGGGATACTTCGCCGGATTCGCCACGATCGGCGCCCAGCACGGGCCGTTCGACCTGACCATGATCCAGATTGGCGCGTACAGCGAGTTCTGGCCGGACATCCACATGACCCCGGAGGAGGGCGTCCAGGCCCACGCCGACCTGGCCGGGGCCGCGCTGCTGCCGATCCACTGGGGCACGTTCAACCTGGCCCTGCACCCGTGGAACGAGCCGGCCGACCGCACCCTGGCCTCCGCCCGGCAGGCGGGCGCCCGGGTGGCGATCCCCCGCCCGGGCCAGCCGTTCGAGCCGACCCTGGCAGCGCCGACCGCCGCCTGGTGGCGCTAGAAAGAACATCGGACGGTTACGGCGACACCTGCCCCGGGTTCCATCGGCGACCCGTGGCCGGCCGTCAGCCCAGGTCTTCGAGGACCGCCGCGACCTTGCGCAGCCCCTCCTCGACGAACGCCGGGACGGTGTCCCAGTAGTACGGCAGCCCGAGGAGCGCCGTCGACAGAGCCCAGCCCCGCCCGCGCCGCCAGGTGTCGTCGTCGTAACCGGACTCCGCGCGGAACACCTCGCGGGCCGGGGCGTCGAACAGGTTCCACGCCGGCATCAGGTCCACGGCCGGATCGCCCAGGCCGAGCCCGCCGAAGTCGATCACCGCGGACAGTCGACGCCGGTCCACCAGCAGGTTGCCGGCCTGCAGGTCCCCGTGGACCCACACCGGCGGCCCGGCCCACGGTGCGGCGGCGAGCGCGTCCTCCCAGGCCGAGGTCACCCGCGCGCCGTCGACCCGGTCGCCCAGTTCGGCGATCGCCGCCCGGGTGATCTCGTCGCGGGCGGCGAGCGGCACACCCCGGGTGGCGCCGGTCTTCACCGGGCCGCCGGTGGTGTCCACGCCGTGCAGCGCGCGGACGAATGCCGCCAGGTCCGCCGCCGCCGGGCCGGGGTCGACGTTGTCGGCCGTCGGGTTCTCCCCGGACAGCCACGGGACCACCGACCACCGCCACGGGTACCCCTCGCCGGGCCCGCCGAGCGCGACCGGCAGCGGCACGGGCAACGGCAGGTGCGGGGCGAGCACCGGCAACCACCGGCTGTCGCTGTCGGCCTGGTCGAGGGCCCAGTCGATCCGGGGCATCCGGGCGAGCAGGTCACCGCCGATCCGGTACAGCATGTGATCGGTGCCGACCGGCGGCAACGCGGTGACCGGCAGATCGGCCCACTGCGGGAACTGGTGCGCGACGAGGCGGCGGACCTGCTCAGCGTCGGTTCTGATCTCGTTCTCGTGCATCATCGGCACGGAGCCTAGCCGCGCCCCGCAGGGCGGAGCGATCGGATTTCACCCCGGACCGGTCAGGCCGAACTGTCCGCGCCGCCCCCGCCGCCGCGACCGGCCCTGAGGTCAGCGGTGACGGCGTCGAGCAGGGCGCGCGGCCGGGCGGTGGTCGTGGATAGAGTTTCGCCATGGCGCTGGTCCGAAGGCTCGGTACGACCGACGCCGTCCTCGTCGGCCTCGGCGCGATGCTCGGCGCCGGGGTGTTCTCGGCGCTGGCCCCGGCCGCCCGGGCCGCCGGGGGCTGGCTGCTGGCCGGGCTGGCGGTCGCGGCCGTGGTCGCCGGGTGCAACGCGATGTCCTCGGCCCGGCTCGCGGCGCTGTACCCGGAGTCCGGCGGCACCTACGTCTACGGCCGCCGCCGGCTCGGCCCGTTCTGGGGCTACCTGGCCGGCTGGGCGTTCGTGGTGGGCAAGACGGCCTCGTGCGCGGCGATGGCGCTGACATTCGCCTCGTACGCGTTCCCGGGCTGGGAGCGGCCGGCGGCCGTGGGCGCGGTCGCGGCGCTGACCGCGCTGAACTGGCGGGGTGTGCACAAGTCCGCGCTGGCCACCCGGGTGATCGTCGCGGTGGTGCTGGCCGTGCTCGCCGCGGTGGTGGTCGCCGGCCTGTCCGGGCCGGCGGGCCTGGAGCTGGCCCCGGCCGGCCCGTTGCGGGTGTCCGGCGTGCTCCAGGCGGCCGGGCTGCTGTTCTTCGCGTTCGCCGGCTACGCCCGGATCGCCACCCTGGGCGAGGAGGTGCGCGATCCCGCGACCACCATCCCGCGTGCGATCGGGATCGCCCTGGTCACGACCCTTGTCGTGTACGCGGCCGTCGCCGCCACCGCCCTGTCCGTCCTCGGCCCCGACCGCCTGGGGGCGAGCGCCGTGCCGCTGGCCGACACCGTGACCGCGGCCGGGGCCGGCTGGCTGGTGCCCGTGGTCCGGGTCGGGGCGGCCGTGGCGGCGTTGGGCTCCC
Proteins encoded in this window:
- a CDS encoding MmcQ/YjbR family DNA-binding protein, yielding MPVTAEDVRSIALSLPRTTEHLVRDRIKFRIRSIVYASLSADETLLGFGYPKEERAALVAAEPDKFLMPVPSDERYNWVRVRLAAIDRAELRELVVDAWRMCVPKKVALEYLTRLDVRHAEDTDAD
- a CDS encoding pentapeptide repeat-containing protein, whose protein sequence is MTELIEDQTFRNLDWYAEEFTERHYLRCEFGHLDLTEASTRGTVFEECTFGNVRFNASRHDDAAFLRCGFTRCNFFEAEFTGCKLTGSQFAQCELRPIRVTGGDWSFVALAGADLRGATFQGVRMREVDLTGAHCEDAVFAGVDLSAAQLHGARFSRADLRGSDLSALDPTVTATDGALINAEQAVVVAQALGFTIA
- a CDS encoding MBL fold metallo-hydrolase — translated: MSESTTVPATRLEPASRWAGFLGSVGRAVRPASFGADPTGERLERVLRSPNFRDGSFRNSEPARMIVQKGMVREYFLGAGRRQRYPGTPIQVYADTAADLATPSDTGLRTTWMGHATVFVEIDGHRVLFDPVWGKRCSPFTFAGPGRFHPVPVALDALDPDVVVISHDHYDHLDMPSIRALVSSRAVFAVPLGVGAHLEYWGVPAGRIVELDWDESAEVAGLGLTATPARHFCGRGIRNGTHTLWASWAVAGPEHRVFHSGDTGYFAGFATIGAQHGPFDLTMIQIGAYSEFWPDIHMTPEEGVQAHADLAGAALLPIHWGTFNLALHPWNEPADRTLASARQAGARVAIPRPGQPFEPTLAAPTAAWWR
- a CDS encoding aminoglycoside phosphotransferase family protein gives rise to the protein MMHENEIRTDAEQVRRLVAHQFPQWADLPVTALPPVGTDHMLYRIGGDLLARMPRIDWALDQADSDSRWLPVLAPHLPLPVPLPVALGGPGEGYPWRWSVVPWLSGENPTADNVDPGPAAADLAAFVRALHGVDTTGGPVKTGATRGVPLAARDEITRAAIAELGDRVDGARVTSAWEDALAAAPWAGPPVWVHGDLQAGNLLVDRRRLSAVIDFGGLGLGDPAVDLMPAWNLFDAPAREVFRAESGYDDDTWRRGRGWALSTALLGLPYYWDTVPAFVEEGLRKVAAVLEDLG
- a CDS encoding APC family permease — protein: MALVRRLGTTDAVLVGLGAMLGAGVFSALAPAARAAGGWLLAGLAVAAVVAGCNAMSSARLAALYPESGGTYVYGRRRLGPFWGYLAGWAFVVGKTASCAAMALTFASYAFPGWERPAAVGAVAALTALNWRGVHKSALATRVIVAVVLAVLAAVVVAGLSGPAGLELAPAGPLRVSGVLQAAGLLFFAFAGYARIATLGEEVRDPATTIPRAIGIALVTTLVVYAAVAATALSVLGPDRLGASAVPLADTVTAAGAGWLVPVVRVGAAVAALGSLLALILGVSRTSFAMARDRYLPGFLTAVHPRFHVPHRAEVAVGVLVAVLAATVDLRGAIGFSSFGVLLYYAIANASALTLRRHEPGGAEPARGRAAGIRSVAGRVVGVVGLVGCLVLVATLPRASVFAGLVVLAVGAALYLVTRSRAQQPPHERAEADQPGGQ